A single region of the Brassica rapa cultivar Chiifu-401-42 chromosome A03, CAAS_Brap_v3.01, whole genome shotgun sequence genome encodes:
- the LOC103856499 gene encoding protein FAF-like, chloroplastic, with amino-acid sequence MMACGLSKSLGFSSSLKKQQGIVTILGGSSISSAPSLRRTFSADLSSKNWLTQNGTPPMKRISSSEKLHNFGADSLNSQDEEHGSRSGVDIWTQIQEDKNKKEHETEPSQTDVWSSILSDKKKKTDTETVPPPYVHPLVKRASSLSEKSLEICTESLGSETGCEGFSSYASSETGEAEENLVLEVTVTKEEEETEFVVEVEQEQVTVPNQTSCMEMPRGSFPPPIRSLSSQSGSALHMKTRRDNGRLVLEAVSMPSHNNFSAKRQDGRLLLTFAEIEEKEDETDEVQWFDEEEEVEEAQDEWAYKPNGLLYKVAQKPIGPITVHRLACKPIGVPKINSRWPATDEFETKTDMSTPVVHSLPPRPRVAQLARSMKPPSTVDDTVGAACFNTCDYSWKPTNNEVLGGNTKTQFQAQDYVQKSMGVVVTHDLINGCKEPRRSLLSVERFCIATS; translated from the coding sequence ATGATGGCTTGTGGGTTAAGCAAGAGCCTTGGCTTCTCTTCCTCGTTGAAGAAGCAGCAAGGCATAGTGACCATCCTTGGTGGCAGCAGCATTTCATCTGCACCTTCACTCAGGAGGACTTTCTCCGCTGACTTGTCCTCCAAGAACTGGCTCACGCAGAACGGGACTCCTCCTATGAAGAGGATCTCTTCCTCTGAGAAGCTCCATAACTTTGGTGCTGACTCATTGAACTCCCAAGACGAAGAACACGGATCAAGATCTGGGGTTGATATATGGACTCAGATTCAAGAAGACAAGAACAAGAAGGAGCATGAGACCGAGCCGAGCCAAACCGATGTATGGAGTTCGATTTTATccgacaagaagaagaagacggacACGGAGACGGTTCCTCCACCGTACGTTCATCCTCTGGTGAAACGAGCCAGCTCCTTGAGCGAGAAAAGCCTAGAGATTTGCACTGAGAGCCTCGGATCCGAGACGGGTTGCGAAGGCTTCTCTTCTTATGCATCGTCGGAGACTGGAGAGGCTGAGGAGAATCTTGTTCTTGAAGTTACAGtgaccaaagaagaagaagaaacagagtttGTTGTTGAGGTTGAACAAGAACAAGTCACGGTTCCGAATCAGACAAGCTGCATGGAGATGCCTCGAGGTTCGTTTCCTCCACCGATTCGTTCTCTCTCGAGCCAGTCGGGCTCAGCTCTGCACATGAAAACTCGCCGCGACAATGGACGACTGGTTCTCGAGGCTGTCTCTATGCCGTCGCACAACAACTTCTCCGCTAAGCGACAAGACGGACGTCTCCTCCTCACTTTTGCAGAAATTGAGGAGAAAGAAGACGAAACTGATGAGGTTCAGTGGttcgatgaagaagaagaagtggagGAAGCACAAGACGAGTGGGCCTATAAGCCCAATGGGCTTCTATATAAGGTAGCACAAAAGCCTATTGGGCCTATTACTGTTCATAGGTTGGCATGTAAGCCTATTGGAGTACCGAAGATAAACTCGAGATGGCCCGCCACGGATGAGTTCGAAACTAAAACCGATATGTCGACGCCGGTAGTCCACTCTCTGCCACCGAGGCCAAGGGTGGCTCAGCTGGCTCGGTCAATGAAACCGCCGTCCACAGTGGACGACACCGTGGGAGCTGCTTGCTTCAACACATGTGATTACTCTTGGAAGCCCACTAACAATGAAGTATTGGGGGGAAACACAAAAACCCAATTTCAAGCCCAAGACTATGTCCAGAAATCAATGGGTGTGGTGGTTACACATGATTTGATAAATGGTTGCAAGGAACCAAGGAGGTCTCTTTTGTCTGTTGAGCGTTTCTGCATTGCTACTTCATAA